In Candidatus Zixiibacteriota bacterium, one DNA window encodes the following:
- the sufC gene encoding Fe-S cluster assembly ATPase SufC encodes MSNKTPLFEFRNIHVEVEGKEVVSGVSLAIYPGEIHAIMGKNGSGKSSLSNALMGHPNYAITKGEALLNGQDILKMSADERSRAGLFLAFQYPLAIPGVTVANFMRTALQSHRGKDADMVDFRKLLKAHMDALGIDQTFATRYLNDGFSGGEKKRIEILQMAVLNPRVAILDETDSGLDIDALKTVAEGINRFHGDGNGLLLVTHYQRLLNHIRPDYVHVMMAGKFVKSGGPELALKLEEIGYEWVEAEQKAGV; translated from the coding sequence ATGTCGAACAAGACACCGTTGTTTGAATTTCGGAATATACATGTCGAGGTCGAAGGGAAAGAGGTCGTCTCCGGCGTGTCATTGGCCATATACCCGGGCGAAATACACGCGATCATGGGGAAGAACGGTTCCGGCAAATCCTCGCTGTCGAATGCCCTGATGGGACATCCCAACTATGCCATCACCAAGGGCGAGGCGTTGTTGAACGGGCAGGATATTCTCAAGATGAGCGCCGATGAACGCTCTCGCGCCGGGCTTTTCCTGGCGTTCCAGTACCCTCTGGCGATACCAGGTGTAACCGTTGCCAATTTCATGCGCACAGCGCTGCAATCGCACCGCGGAAAGGATGCCGACATGGTCGATTTCCGCAAACTTCTCAAAGCGCACATGGACGCACTCGGCATCGATCAGACCTTCGCCACGCGCTATCTCAACGACGGGTTTTCCGGCGGTGAAAAGAAACGGATTGAGATTCTGCAGATGGCCGTGCTTAACCCGCGAGTGGCGATCCTCGATGAGACCGATTCCGGCCTGGATATCGATGCTCTGAAAACAGTGGCCGAGGGGATCAATCGGTTCCACGGTGACGGTAACGGCTTGCTCCTGGTAACGCACTACCAGCGGCTGCTCAATCATATCCGTCCCGATTATGTGCATGTGATGATGGCGGGCAAATTCGTGAAATCCGGCGGGCCGGAGCTAGCGCTCAAACTGGAGGAGATCGGCTACGAATGGGTCGAAGCCGAGCAGAAAGCAGGTGTGTAA